ACGGCGCGGGCGGCGAGCGCGGCGAGGGCCTCGCGGTCTGTACGGAGCTGCCGCACGTCACCGAGCACCTGGTGGCCTCGGACCCGGTACGGATGCGGGAGTTCGCGCAGGCGCTCGGCGCCGAGCTGAAGCGCAGGGCGGAGCTCCTGGGCGACGGCCACTTCGCCGACCGCCGCGGAGCGGCGCGCGCCGCCGACCGGCTGATCGGGCAGCGCGGCCCGAGCGCGGCGGAGTCCGTGCCCCAGGGCGCCCGCGCGACCGTCCGCGTCCCGGACACCGCCGACCTCACGGACCGCCCGAGCGGCCGCACGCTCCGCACGGGCGACGGCACGATCGGCGCGCTCCCGAGCGGCCGCGGCGGCCGGGCCCCGTACCCGGGCGCGGAGGACGTGCCGGGCCGCACCAGCGGCCGGGTCCCGTACCCCGGTACGGGAGACCTCGGCGGCCGCCCGAGCGGCCGCACCCTCCGCACCGGCGACGGAGACCTCACGGACCACCCGAGCGGGCGGGTCCCGCGCACGGGCGCGGACGAGGCGCCGACCCGATCGAACGGGCGCGTGCCGTACCCGGGCGCGGACGACGTGACCGGCCGGGTCGGCGGGCGCGGGTCGTACCCGGGTGCGGACGACGTCACCGGCCGATCCAGCGGGCGCGTCCCGTACCCGAGCGCCGAGGACGCCTCCGGCCACGTGGCCCACCCCGGTGCCGACGATGTGACGGGCCGCAGCAGCGGCCGTGTCCCGCACCCCGAGGCCGGTGATCTCGCCGAGCGCCCGAGCGGACGGGTCCCCCGTTCCGGTGATCTCACGGACCGCCCCAGCGGGCGCGTCCCCCGTGCCGGGGACGGATCGCTCGACGAGCGGGCCGGCGCGCGGGCGCGGTCCGGCGGGGACGCCTTCCTGGCCGACACGCCCAGCGGGCGGCTGCCGCGGCGGGACGGCGGGGCACTCGACGACCGCCCGAGCAGCCGAACGCTCCGCACCGGCGACGGCGACTTCTCGGACCACCCCAGTGGCCGAGTCCCGCGCGCGGCGGCGGACGACGTCCCGAGCCGGGCGAGCGGGCGCATCCCGTACCCGGGCGCGGACGACGTCACCGGCCGGGCCGGCCGCATGCCCCACCCCGGCGCGGACGACGTGACGGGCCGGGCGAGCGGGCGCGTCCCGTACCCCGGCAGCGACGACGTGACGGGCCGGTCCAGCGGCCGCGTCCCCCACCCCGCCTCCGAGGACGCCGCTGGGCGGATCCCGCGGCCCGCCTCCGGGGAGCAGGCTTCCGCGCGGGTGGCGGGGGGCGGGCAGCTGCCGCGGCTCGTCGTGCTCGTCGACGACTTCGACGCCCTGGTCTCCCCCGCGCTCGGCGCCCCCGGCCGGCCGGCCGCCGGGTCCGTCGTACGGGCCCTGGAGGCCGTCGCGCGGCACGGTGAGCGGCTCGGGGTGCACCTCGTCGCGACCTCGGCGCGCCCGGACCGGACCGCCGACACGGAGCTGGCCCACGGGGCCCGGCTGCGGATCGTGCTGGACGCGCCCCCGGTGGCGCCGGGTCCGGACGTGCCGGCGGCAGGCCGGGGCCGCCTCGGGCATCCGGACGGCCGGGTCACCCCCTTCCAGGCGGGCCGCGTCACGGGCCGGATCCCCCGGACGGCGACGCTCCGCCCGACGGTCGTCCCGCTGGAGTGGGAGCGGATGGGTGATCCGCCCACCCGCCGCCCGGTCCGTGAGCTGGGCAACGGCCCGACGGACCTGGCCCTCCTGGCGAGCGCGCTCGACCGCGCGGCACGCTCGGTCGAGGCGACGCCCATACCCCCGCTCGCCCCCGCCACGCACGGCTGACGGCACGTCACGAGGGCGTCACGATCGCCCTCGTGACACGGAAGGCGGTATTGCGGGGCTCCGCGGCCCGGCGTAGACCTGTCGGACGGACAGCGAAGCGCACGGGAGAGACGGGGCAGCGATGCGTACAACTCTTCGTCCACACAAGGCCCGCAAGGCCCGCAAGGCACCCAAGGCCTTAGCCACGGCGGCGGCGACGGCAACCGTCCTCGCCCTCACCCTCGCGGGCTGCGGCGACGGATCCGCGAAGGACCCGCAGCCCGCGCCCGACCGCGAGCTCTCCCTCAAGGGCGAGAAGATCGAGGTCGCCGCCGTGTGGACGGGCCCCGAGCAGGAGAACTTCACCAAGGTCCTGAAGGAGTTCGAGAAGCGCACCGGCGCGACCGTCACCTTCGTGCCCGCGCAGGACCCGATCGTGAACTTCCTCGGTACGAAGATCGCCGGCGGTTCCCCGCCCGACGTGGCGATGCTCCCGCAGGTGGGCGCGATCCAGCAGGCCGCCGCCCAGAAGTGGCTGAAGCCGGTCGGCCCGGAGGCCAAGGCCGCGCTGGCGGCGAACTACTCGCGCGGCTGGCAGGAGCTCGGCGCGGTGGGCGGCACCCAGTACGGGGTCTACTTCAAGGCCGCCAACAAGTCCCTGGTCTGGTACAACACCGCCGTCTTCGAGAACGCGGGCGCCTCCGAGCCGAAGACGTGGAAGGAGTTCCTCGCCACCGCCGAGACGATCTCGGCCTCCGGCGTGACCCCGGTGTCGGTCGGCGGCGCGGACGGCTGGACCCTCACCGACTGGTTCGAGAACGTCTACCTGTCCCAGGCCGGCCCGGCCAAGTACGACCAGCTGGCGAAGCACTCCATCAAGTGGACGGACCCGTCCGTGGCCGCCGCCCTGAAGACCCTCGCCGAGCTCTTCGGGAAGCCGGCGCTGATCGCGGGCGGGGCGTCCGGCGCGCTGCAGACGGAGTACCCGGCCTCGGTCACGCAGACCTTCACGGGCGGCGACCAGCCCAAGGGGGCGATGGTCTTCGAGGGCGACTTCGCCGCCGTCAACATCGCCCAGACGAAGGCGGAGATCGGGAAGGACGCGAAGGTCTTCCCCTTCCCGAAGGTCGGCGACGGCGGCACCTCCCCCGTGGTGACGGCCGGCGACGCGGCCGTGGCCCTGAAGGACACCAAGGGCGCGCAGGCGCTGCTCGCCTTCCTCGCCTCCCCGGACGCGGCGAAGATCTGGGCGGCCGAGGGCGGGTTCCTCTCCCCCAACAAGAACCTGGACCCGGCGGCGTACCCGAACGACGTCCAGCGCGAGATCGCCAAGGCGCTCATCGGCGCCGGTGACGACTTCCGCTTCGACATGTCGGACCAGATGCCGCAGTCCTTCGGCGGGACGCCGGGCAAGGGCGAGTGGAAGACGCTCCAGGACTTCCTGAAGAACCCGAAGGACATCGCGGGGACGCAGGCGCGCCTGGAGGCGGACGCGGCGAAGGCGTACAAGGGCTGAGGGGCCGGCCGTGTCCCGGATCCCCGGCAGGAGCAGGGTCGTGGCGGCGGGTTTCCTGCTGCCCGCCCTGCTCCTCCTCGGCGCGCTCGTCGTCTACCCGATCGGGTACTCCGTCCGCCGTTCGCTCTTCGACCGCTCGGACGCGTCCTTCGTCGGCCTGGACAACTACCTCGCCCTCGTCACCGACGACTCGCTCCGCACCGCCGTACGGAACAACCTGATCTGGCTGGTGGTGGCCCCGGCGGTCGCCACCGCGCTCGGTCTGGTCTTCGCGGTGCTCACCGAACGCGTGCGCTGGGGCACGGCGTTCAAGCTGGTCGTCTTCATGCCGATGGCGATCTCGATGCTCGCCGCCGGGATCATCTTCCGGCTCGTCTACGAGCAGGACCCGGACCGCGGGGTCGCCAACGCCGTCTGGGTCGGGGTCCACGACACCTTCGCCGAGTCCTCCGGCTTCCCGCGGGCCCGACCGCTGCCCGTGCACCCGCTGAAGGCCGCGGGCGGCGGCGCGTTCGTCACGAAGGAGCCGGTACGGGCCGGCGTGCCCGTGCTCCTCCCGCTGGTCGGGGTGGCTCCGGCGCAGATGCCCCAGGACGCGCGCCCCGCCCGCACGCCCCACGCCACCGGCACAGGCACAGGCACCGGCACAGGCACAGGCACCGGCGCCGGTGCCGGCACCGGCGCCGGCACCGGCGCGGACATCACCGGCACGGCCTGGCTGGACTTCACCCGGGGCGGCGGCGGGAAGCCGAACGTGGTCGACCCGAAGGAGCTGGGCCTGAAGGGGCTGCGGATCGAGGCCGTACGGGACGGAAAGGTCGTCGCCACGGCCACGGCGGCGGCCGACGGCAGCTTCAGCCTGCCCGCCGACCGCGCCGACGGAGCCGTACTGCGTCTGCCCGCGAGCAACTTCCGGGAGCAGTACGACGGCGTGGAGTGGCTGGGCCCCTCGCTCGTCACCCCGGCCGTCATCGGGGCGTACGTGTGGATGTGGGCCGGGTTCGCGATGGTCCTGATCGGCGCCGGGCTCGCGGCCGTACCGCGCGAACTCCTGGAGGCGGCGCGGGTGGACGGGGCGAACGAGTGGCAGGTGTTCCGGCGGATCACGGTGCCGCTCCTGGCGCCGGTCCTCGTGGTCGTCCTCGTCACGCTGATGATCAACGTGCTCAAGGTCTTCGACCTGGTCTTCGTCATCGCGCCGGGCTCCGCGCAGGACGACGCGAACGTGCTCGCGCTCCAGCTGTACCGCTCGTCCTTCGGCACGGACGCGGACCTCGGGGTCGGCTCGGCCATCGCGGTCGTCCTGCTCCTTCTCGTGCTGCCGGTGATGGTGGTCAACATCCGCCGCATCCGAAGGGAGTCCCGCCGGTGAAGAGCTTCGCGGCAAAGGCCTCGGCGCGTGCGGCAGGCGGTGCCGTCCGGGTCTTCCTCCTCCTCGCCGGCCTGTTCTGGCTGCTGCCGACGGTCGGGCTGCTGCTCTCCTCGCTCCGCTCGCCCTCCGACATCGCGGCGAGCGGCTGGTGGGAGGTGTTCGCGGCCCCGGCCCGGCTGACCACCGAGAACTACGCCAGTCTCCTGGCGAACGACACGATCACCGACTCGCTCCTCTCCACCGTCCTGATCACCGTCCCGGCCACCCTCCTCGTCCTCCTCATCGGCTCGCTCGCCGGTTACGCCTTCGCGTGGCTGGAGTTCCCGGGCCGGGACTGGTGGTTCCTGGGCGTGGTCGCGCTCCTCGTGGTCCCGGTGCAGGTGGCGCTGGTCCCGGTGTCGAAGCTGTTCGGCGCGGTGGGGCTCTTCGAGACGACCCTCGGGGTGGTCCTCTTCCACACGGCGTTCGGGCTGCCGTTCGCGATCTTCCTGCTGCGGAACTTCTTCGCGGAGATCCCGCGCGAGCTCCTGGAGGCGGCGCGGCTCGACGGGGCGGGCGAGATCCGGCTCTTCACCCGGGTGGTGCTGCCGCTCGGGGGTGCGGCGATCGCCTCGCTCGGGATCTTCCAGTTCCTGTGGGTGTGGAACGACATGCTGATCGCGCTGATCTTCGCGGATTCGCAGTCGCCGCCGATCACGGTGGCGCTCCAGCAGCAGGTGCGCCAGTTCGGCAACAACGTGGACGTGCTCGCGCCGGGGGCGTTCGTGTCGATGGTGGTGCCGCTGGTGGTGTTCTTCGCGTTCCAGCGGCAGTTCGCGTCCGGGGTGATGGCGGGCGCGGTGAAGTAGGGGCTGCTACCCGCGCGGCGAAGCAGGAGCTGTTGCGCGCGCGGCGAAGCAGGACCTGTTGCGCGCGGAGGGCGCCGGGCAGCGGGCGAGGGGGAGCAACCCCGCGGGGTCACGCCTTGAGCGCCGCGACCGCCGCGCGCGCGAGCTCGTCCACGTACCCCTTCGGCAGGGGCGTACGGACGACGACGAGGCGCCAGTAGAGCGGGCCGACGGCCAGGTCGAGGGCCTTGCCGGGGTCGGTGCCCTCGGGGAGTTCGCCGCGTGCGACGGCCGCGCGGACGACCTGGGTCATGACGCCCTGCTGCCCGTCGAGCAGCACGGCCTTGACGGTCTCGGCGATCTCGGGATGCCGGGCGGCCTCGACGAGCAGGTCGGGGATGACCTGCGAGGCGACCGGGTGGCGCAGGGCGTGCGAGGCCACTTCGAGGAGGACGCGCAGGTCCCCGTACAGGGAGCCGCTGGCGGGGGCCGGCAGGCCCTGGGCGGCGAAGGCGCCGACGAGGTCGAGGACGAGGGAGAGCTTGGACTTCCAGCGCCGGTAGACGGCGGTCTTGCCGACTCCCGCGCGGCGCGCGATGCCCTCGATGGACATCCGGGCGTAGCCGACGGCCGCGAGCTCCTCGAAGACGGCGGCGCGGATGGCCTCGGTCACGTCCTCGCGGAGTACGGCGGCACCGGCGGGGGCGCGGCGGGGGGTCGGGTCGGTCATGAACGGCATCCTAACCAACGGCGATGTCCCGGAGGCGTTACGACGATACGGTTGCGTTCCGACGCATGGGCGCCCTAACCTCCCCGTAGCGACGATACGGACCCGTCCCATCGCCGACGGCAGCACGCACCCCCCCGCACCCTCGTCGAAAGCGCCCGCCCGTGACCACGACCCTCGCCCCACCCACGCAGCCGGCCGCCCCCGCGGAGCAGGAGGACCTGGCCGCCCTCGCCCGCCGCCACGGCCTGAGCGTCAGCGGGGCCCGCCCCTCGCTCCCCTCCTATGTGCGGCAGCTCTGGTCCCGCCGCGACTTCATCACCGCCTTCGCGACCGCCCGGCTGACCGCCCAGTTCAGCCAGGCGCGCCTGGGCCAGGTCTGGCAGGTGATGACCCCGCTCCTCAACGCGGCCGTGTACTACCTGATCTTCGGCGTCATCATGAACGCGAAGAACGGCGTGCCCGACTACGTCCCCTTCCTGATGACCGGCATCTTCGTGTGGACCTTCACCTCCAACACGGCCCTGGCCGGCACCCGGGCGATCAGCGGCAACCTGGGCCTGGTCCGCGCCCTGCACTTCCCGCGCGCGAGCCTGCCGATCTCGCTCGCGTTCCAGCAGCTCCAGCAGCTGCTGTTCTCGCTCGCCACCCTGGCCGCGATCCTGGCCTGCTTCGGCGAGTTCCCGACCTGGAGCTGGCTGCTCGCCGTCCCGGCGCTGTTCCTCCAGGCGCTGTTCAGCACGGGCCTGGCGCTCGTCCTGGCCCGGGTCTCGGCCCGCACGCCGGACGTCAGCCAGCTGATGCCGTTCGTGCTCCGCACCTGGATGTACGCCTCGGGCGCCATGTTCTCGATCCAGAACCTGGCGCACAGCGGGCGCTTCCCGGAGGCCGTGGTGCTGGCCCTCCAGTGCAACCCGGCGGCGGTCTACATCGACCTCATGCGCTTCGCTCTGATCGAGAGCTTCACGGCCTCGCAGCTGCCGCCGCACGTGTGGGCGCTCGCCGCCGGCTGGGCCCTCCTCGTCTTCGCGGGCGGTTTCATGTGGTTCTGGAAGGCGGAGGAGACGTACGGCCGTGGCTGAAGACCCGAAGACCCCCACCGTCATCGCCGACGGCGTCCACGTCACGTACACCGTCCACGGCGGGCACCCCGGCGGCCGGGGCGCCGCCACCGCCGCCCTGGGCCGGATGCTGCAGCGGCGCACGGCGCCGGCCGGCCGCCGGGTCCACGCCGTGAAGGGGGTCAGCTTCGTCGCGCACCGGGGCGAGGCGATCGGCCTGATCGGTTCGAACGGATCCGGGAAATCCACCCTCCTGAAGGCCGTCGCGGGCCTCCAGCCCGTGGACCGGGGGCGGATCTACACCCATGGACAGCCCTCCCTCCTCGGCGTCAACGCGGCCCTGATGGACGATCTGACCGGCGAGCGGAACGTGATCCTGGGCGGCCTCGCCATGGGCATGAGCCGCACGGAGGTCGAGGAACGCTACGACGAGATCGTCGACTTCTCCGGCATCAACGAGAAGGACGACGCGATCTCCCGCCCGATGCGGACGTACTCCTCCGGCATGGGCGCCCGGCTGCGCTTCTCCATCGCCGCCGCCAAGAGCCACGACGTGCTCCTGATCGACGAGGCCCTGTCGACCGGCGACGCGCGCTTCCGCCGCCGCAGCCAGCAGCGGATCGACGAGCTGCGGGCGGAGGCGGGGACGGTCTTCCTGGTCAGCCACTCGAACTCCACGATCACGGAGACCTGCGACCGGGCGCTGTGGCTGGAGGCGGGGACGCTGCGGATGGACGGCCCGGCGAAGGAGGTCGTGGCGGCATACGAGGAGTTCACGGCCAAGCCGGGCGCGAAGAAACCAAATAAATAGGACATTGCGGGCTAAAGTGCGGTGGGATGACGAACGATCACCCGCAGCCCGACCCCCTCCGGTCGCCGCCCCGGCCCACGAGCGAACCCCCCGCCCCGGACCGGTCCGGAAGCGAACCCTCCACCCCGTCCCGGTCCGGAAGCGAACCCCCCACCCTCACCGGGTCCCCCTTCGACTCGGACACCTTCACCTCCGCCACCTTCGTCAGGATCGGCAACGGCCCCTACCTCGCCCTTGCCGTCGTCTGGCTCCTCACCCGGGCCGGCATGCTCCTGCTCCTCGTCCGCGACAACCTCGGCATCGGCGGGGTGGCCCGCGAGGTGGACCTCTACCAGTACTGGTACGGGAAGTTCGCCGAGGGCACCTTCCCGCCCGGCGACGTCACCTGGCAGTACCCGCCCGGCGCGGGGCTCGTGATCATGTCGCCGGGCGTCCTCCCCTGGCTCACCTACTTCCAGGCCTTCGTCGCCCTCACCGTCCTCGCCGACG
The DNA window shown above is from Streptomyces vietnamensis and carries:
- a CDS encoding TetR/AcrR family transcriptional regulator encodes the protein MTDPTPRRAPAGAAVLREDVTEAIRAAVFEELAAVGYARMSIEGIARRAGVGKTAVYRRWKSKLSLVLDLVGAFAAQGLPAPASGSLYGDLRVLLEVASHALRHPVASQVIPDLLVEAARHPEIAETVKAVLLDGQQGVMTQVVRAAVARGELPEGTDPGKALDLAVGPLYWRLVVVRTPLPKGYVDELARAAVAALKA
- a CDS encoding carbohydrate ABC transporter permease — encoded protein: MSRIPGRSRVVAAGFLLPALLLLGALVVYPIGYSVRRSLFDRSDASFVGLDNYLALVTDDSLRTAVRNNLIWLVVAPAVATALGLVFAVLTERVRWGTAFKLVVFMPMAISMLAAGIIFRLVYEQDPDRGVANAVWVGVHDTFAESSGFPRARPLPVHPLKAAGGGAFVTKEPVRAGVPVLLPLVGVAPAQMPQDARPARTPHATGTGTGTGTGTGTGAGAGTGAGTGADITGTAWLDFTRGGGGKPNVVDPKELGLKGLRIEAVRDGKVVATATAAADGSFSLPADRADGAVLRLPASNFREQYDGVEWLGPSLVTPAVIGAYVWMWAGFAMVLIGAGLAAVPRELLEAARVDGANEWQVFRRITVPLLAPVLVVVLVTLMINVLKVFDLVFVIAPGSAQDDANVLALQLYRSSFGTDADLGVGSAIAVVLLLLVLPVMVVNIRRIRRESRR
- a CDS encoding ABC transporter permease; this translates as MTTTLAPPTQPAAPAEQEDLAALARRHGLSVSGARPSLPSYVRQLWSRRDFITAFATARLTAQFSQARLGQVWQVMTPLLNAAVYYLIFGVIMNAKNGVPDYVPFLMTGIFVWTFTSNTALAGTRAISGNLGLVRALHFPRASLPISLAFQQLQQLLFSLATLAAILACFGEFPTWSWLLAVPALFLQALFSTGLALVLARVSARTPDVSQLMPFVLRTWMYASGAMFSIQNLAHSGRFPEAVVLALQCNPAAVYIDLMRFALIESFTASQLPPHVWALAAGWALLVFAGGFMWFWKAEETYGRG
- a CDS encoding ABC transporter substrate-binding protein, producing MRTTLRPHKARKARKAPKALATAAATATVLALTLAGCGDGSAKDPQPAPDRELSLKGEKIEVAAVWTGPEQENFTKVLKEFEKRTGATVTFVPAQDPIVNFLGTKIAGGSPPDVAMLPQVGAIQQAAAQKWLKPVGPEAKAALAANYSRGWQELGAVGGTQYGVYFKAANKSLVWYNTAVFENAGASEPKTWKEFLATAETISASGVTPVSVGGADGWTLTDWFENVYLSQAGPAKYDQLAKHSIKWTDPSVAAALKTLAELFGKPALIAGGASGALQTEYPASVTQTFTGGDQPKGAMVFEGDFAAVNIAQTKAEIGKDAKVFPFPKVGDGGTSPVVTAGDAAVALKDTKGAQALLAFLASPDAAKIWAAEGGFLSPNKNLDPAAYPNDVQREIAKALIGAGDDFRFDMSDQMPQSFGGTPGKGEWKTLQDFLKNPKDIAGTQARLEADAAKAYKG
- a CDS encoding ABC transporter ATP-binding protein, whose translation is MAEDPKTPTVIADGVHVTYTVHGGHPGGRGAATAALGRMLQRRTAPAGRRVHAVKGVSFVAHRGEAIGLIGSNGSGKSTLLKAVAGLQPVDRGRIYTHGQPSLLGVNAALMDDLTGERNVILGGLAMGMSRTEVEERYDEIVDFSGINEKDDAISRPMRTYSSGMGARLRFSIAAAKSHDVLLIDEALSTGDARFRRRSQQRIDELRAEAGTVFLVSHSNSTITETCDRALWLEAGTLRMDGPAKEVVAAYEEFTAKPGAKKPNK
- a CDS encoding carbohydrate ABC transporter permease — protein: MKSFAAKASARAAGGAVRVFLLLAGLFWLLPTVGLLLSSLRSPSDIAASGWWEVFAAPARLTTENYASLLANDTITDSLLSTVLITVPATLLVLLIGSLAGYAFAWLEFPGRDWWFLGVVALLVVPVQVALVPVSKLFGAVGLFETTLGVVLFHTAFGLPFAIFLLRNFFAEIPRELLEAARLDGAGEIRLFTRVVLPLGGAAIASLGIFQFLWVWNDMLIALIFADSQSPPITVALQQQVRQFGNNVDVLAPGAFVSMVVPLVVFFAFQRQFASGVMAGAVK